A single genomic interval of Cyprinus carpio isolate SPL01 chromosome B24, ASM1834038v1, whole genome shotgun sequence harbors:
- the LOC109103870 gene encoding eukaryotic translation initiation factor 1b, whose translation MSNIQNLQSFDPFADATKGDDLLPAGTEDKIHIRIQQRNGRKTLTTVQGISDDYDKKKLVKAFKKKFACNGTVIEHPEYGEVIQLQGDQRKNICQFLLEISIVKEEQLKVHGF comes from the exons ATGTCCAATATACAGAACCTCCAGTCCTTCG ATCCCTTTGCTGATGCAACTAAGGGTGACGACTTGCTCCCGGCTGGGACTGAGGATAAGATCCACATAAGGATTCAACAACGGAACGGCCGCAAAACGCTGACCACAGTGCAAGGCATCTCGGATGATTATGATAAAAAGAAACTTGTGAaggcttttaaaaag aaatttGCCTGCAATGGTACTGTGATCGAGCACCCGGAGTATGGAGAGGTGATTCAGTTACAGGGCGACCAAAGGAAGAATATCTGTCAGTTTCTGCTGGAG ATCAGCATCGTAAAGGAAGAGCAGTTGAAGGTTCACGGGTTTTAA